Genomic segment of Ignavibacteriales bacterium:
AAGCGCTGTAATTGCCTGAGTCCATGTATTGTCACTCGACACTAATCCATGAAGGAAAATAATAGGGTAGGGATACTTTGCTGTTTGGCTAAAAAGATTTACGGAAAATATTACTAAGATTAAAAAAAGTAATTTTTTTCTCATCACGGTATTCCTCCAATGCGATTTATACTTCATCTAAAACTAAGATTCATTTTATCTTTTGGAGAAAATTTCAAGTATCGCTTTGTTAATCTAATGACTATCTCAAAAATTTGAGTAATTAGTCACTGATTATAATTTCGATCCTATTATTCTTTTTTCTTCCTTCGAAATTGGAATTTGAAGAAATCGGATTGTCTTCGCCGTATCCGATTGCAGAGATTTTGCCGGAAAGCTGCAGAGAGTTATTACTTAAATAGTCTGCTATATTTTTTGCTCTTTTCTTAGAGATTTCAATATTAGTCCTTTGCGCACCCACGTTATCAGTATAAGAACAAATTTGATGTTTCGAATTATCGAATTTTTCTAAAATGGGTATTAAGCCATTAAGAACCGCAGTTGCTTCATCATTCAAGCGATAGCCGACCGGTTTAAAATCTATATTATAAATTCTCATCAGTATATTATCGCCATCTTCAAGTATTTCAATGTCTACTTCAGAGATTTTATTGAATATAGATTGGTTCGCTCTATATTTTGAAAGAGTTTGTGAGCTTGTTTTATCGTATTGATTTATCTGTTGCGGTTTTTTCCCGTAGTCGGGTTTTTTATCAAACATAACAACAGGCTGATTCAGATTATCCCATATATTCCAGCTCATTATAACATTTTCCCATGTCGTTTCTTTTTTCTTTATTGATTTTATTATGCGTGCAATCCAATTTGCTTTATCTAATTCTTGTTCGCATTCTTTCGCAATTGATTCAACTTCTGCTTCAGTATATTTATCAGATTCGACAAGACTTTCGGCGTGGAAAAATAATTTCTTAGCATCGTCAAATGTCTTGGGCGCATAATCATCTAAATCCATATCACGAGCTAGCTCAAGTCTTTGTCTTGAAACAGATAAATACTTTTCCTTAACAGCAACCTTTTTGCTGATTATATATTTTTTATCCGCTTTATCAGCATAATCCTTTGCAGAATCATAATCTTTATCTTCAAGCTCCCTTCCGGCTTTTGTAAGAAGTTCTTCCGCACCAGCCCAATTTTCCGATGCATATATTTCAGCGCCGGCGCTTTGCGCTTGTTTTCTTGCATCAATACAATTGAAATATTTTCGGGAAAAATCATTAGCGGTTGTTGCAGATGATGTAAAATATTTCGCTGCTTCTGAAATATTTTTATTGATCTCTATTATTTCCTTTCCGTCTGCTAATCCATTTATTGCCGTAAAATAATATTTCAATCCTTTTTCATAAGCCGCGGGAGAGATAAGAGATGCTAATGAATTGTCGGCTTTTTTTATTGGATCCCAATTAAAAAGCAGATCAAGTGTTTTTTCTGTATATAAGTTTGCACGCGAATAATAATTTATTATCGTATTAACCATGGAAGAAGCTTCTTCGTAATGGTGATCATTATATTTTTCAATGGCTTCAGAAAAAAGTCCGTCCGCTTTTTCCCAATAGAAAAGAGAATATTTATCAGAATTAATTTTTAATGCATTCTGCCTTGTAGTCAGTACTTCCTTAAAGAACTCATTACTCTTTTCGATATCCTCATTTAATATCGTAAGAAGCGCAATAGATTTCTCTAATTCATCTTTTGTAGAACTCGTACTTCCTCTTCGTTTTAGAATATCTATTGCCTTGTTATAATGTTCGGTTGATTTTTTAAAATCTGATAAACTTAACATTTGTGCATTTCTGTCTAGTGCATCATTAAGGGTAATACGTGTTTCTTCGAACAGTTGTTCGTTTTGTGCATTAACAAAAACAGAAATAGAAATAAATACAATTATCAGGATAGTTTTGAATCTCATTTATCTATGTCTCGTAGTATCTTGTTTAACTGATTCAAATTTTTGCTTGTAAAGAGTAGTATCGGAAGAACCGCTTGTTGTTATTTCAACTTTTTGTTTGGAAGCGAGTGCATCATATATAGAGATTAGAATATCATATCTATTGCTGTCTAATTCGGTTTTTGATGATCCGATTCCCACAGAATATTTATCTAATGCGGTTGTTCCCTTGATAATAAAATTGGCCGTTGAATCATAAAGGGCATAATCTGTTGAATCAGGATGAAGCACATAAATTTTAGCGAATAAAGTCCGGTTCTCATCTTTATCAACATCAACATCAAAATTCAGCATTCGATTTTGGGTAAACCCGTCAGCATCCAAATCAACCGGGTATGTCCACCATACTCTTTGAATTGAATAATAATAACTGTCATCATCTACCGATTCGAATTTTATATTATTCAACAGAGGATCATCTTGATCCTTTAGAGCAACTAACGTGTTAATATCTGACCTCAATACTTCGATGCGGAAATCATACTCTCCTTTAGTTAGCTTAAGTTCCGGCTGGCCGAATACATATTTTATTGTATCGGCAGTTTGACCTATTACTTTGTAGTTATCAATTGACTTAAGAAGTGTGAATGTAGTTGATTCTGCTTTTTTGTAATAAATATTTACATCAACCGTCTTTGTTAAATTTTTATCGTTGTTTATATTTATGTTCATAGTAGCATATCGCCAGTAATTATTATTATTCCTGTCATAAATATCCGACCAACTATATTTGATAGTAAAAGAATTATCATTGTTTGATTCTTCAAAAGCGTTATTTAATAAAGCTGTTTTCGAACTGTCGGTTTTTACTGCTAGTTTGCTGCTGTTGGCTTCGAAAATTTCAACCGAGAAATCGTAGTATCCTCTGTTTAACTCTTTATTGGGCAAGCCGATGGAATAAAACAAATTATTGTCGGTATTATTTCCGATTACTTCCGTTTCCTGAGTTACTCCGTAAAAAGTGAAGCTTGAGGAGCTTTTCAGTTTGTAATAGACGCGCGCTTGAATCTTCCTAGTAACTTGTTCGGCTATATTAATGTTGAAGTTCAATCTTTTAAACTGAGCATAGCCGTCTTGATTGCCGTCAATAACATCTGACCACCATACTTTTTTAAATGAATAATTGTAATTCTCTTCAATCACAGTTGGATTGCATGAAACTGCAATAATGTAAAGCAGAATTAAAATTAATATTCTTTTAAGCAATGCAACCTCAAGAAATTATTTAATCATTTTATAGAAACAGAATTAGAATCTTTTGGTTCAAATCTATTTTCCTTAGGTACTAGTTCCAACGGTATTTCTTTATACGTCATTGTCTGGGTAAATTTTTCATTCACAGAAGATGAACTTTCATAGTTGATACATACATCAAAACCTAATTTCCCGATTCCAATGGAGAAGCAGACTTCAAAATTTCCGTTTGATGATATTGTAACAGTTGCTCTAATAGTAAAATCTACGCATATATCTATTTTCCCTATAGAGAGACAAGCTTCACCATGAAGTTTTACTCTTCCTCTAAATGTGAATGTACCGCTCTCATGTTTTAGAGTTACATCCGCGGATAATTCATAACCAAAATGCAACTTGCCTTTACTTACACTCAAACCATTACTCATATAACCGGTAAGCTCAAAGTTGCCGTTTCTTTCTGCATATCCTGTAACGCCTATACGGTTGAGACCTGCAACTACAACTTCACCGGAAAAGTGCATTGAACTAGAATTTATTTCAAGAAAAGTATGACCCATATCTATTTTGTTGCCCAATATGTTGAGCGACGATTCGGATTTAAATCCTAATTCCCACTCGGAGAATTCTGTTCCTATCGTTCCGTAAAATATTTCCTTTTGTTCGATCGGAACTAGGTAATCTAAAAAATTCCAATCCTGACCAATGACTTGATAAAGAAAATCGCTGGGTGTAGAGGGCGGCATTTCGCGTTCGCCGACAAATTTTATTTGTGTCTTACCTGAATTTTCAACACCGAGATATAAACTTGCCTTTCCAAGAACGACTTCAACATTTAACCAATCCAAAACTTGATTATCAAGTGTTGCTTTTCCGTTGAGACCCATTTTAAACGTTGAATTTTTATTCGCGAAGAAGTCATCCGAATTTGAACCGGAAGAACCAATAGATAAAACTGCCTCACCGCTGAAAGCTATCGGGTATTTGTTCAGAGGTATTGTACCCGAGAGATAAAAATTCCCTTTGAACGAGGGTATGTTATAACTTGTTACTAACGGTGTATACGGAATTAATCCTTGAACAGAAACTGCAATTCCTACATCTGATAGATCGCCTAATTTTGATCCGTTAAAGTCGCATGATGTAAAGTAATAAGGATCGAGTGGATCTATTGCAACTTTACGGATATTCTGAAACTTAGATTTTGTTATTAGTGCAGAATAAGGATTATCATTTTCGTAATAAAAATAATATCTATCCGGATCTACAGGCCATGCAAAAGGTCCGCTTTCAAATTCACTTCCCTTTTTAAAAACAAGCTTTGAAACCGGCATTCCCTCTAAAGCTAAATTGTTTAGTAATCCTTCATGCGGCAGTTCGGCTATTCCAAGTCCAGATATTTTTGAAAAGAAATTTCCGGTTGCATCTTTAACTAATTCAAAATCGCCATTGGATAATCTTATATCTCCATACTTAGAGTTTTCAATGTATACACTTCCCTTAATCCTGTAACCGTAATCGGTTTGAATAACACTTGCTTTGTTGGCTTTAAGTAGAAGCGCATTATTGCCGGAACCTAATTTAAAAGTTTGCGGATTTGGTTCCAAGCGTTGAGTTTCAAACGGATCAATCGGTTCTACAAAATTTTCTTTTGTGCATTGCATTAAAAAAAGAATGGAAATTGCAATGATAATAACCGGTAAATATTGTTTAATCTTTGTTTTCATAATCTCTATAACACAATTATTTTTTTCACAAAATAAATTTGTACCCAAAAATAACTTCTAAGTGATTCGAGCCGGGATACAAAGTATTATAATTACCAAATTCACCTGGTGCTGGTTCTTTGCCGAATTTCGCCTGTCTCGACATAAATAAAATGTATTGAACTTCTAAATAGAAACTGCTCATGTTATAGATTAATCCTCCGCCGGTAATTAATCCGGG
This window contains:
- a CDS encoding OmpA family protein, which produces MRFKTILIIVFISISVFVNAQNEQLFEETRITLNDALDRNAQMLSLSDFKKSTEHYNKAIDILKRRGSTSSTKDELEKSIALLTILNEDIEKSNEFFKEVLTTRQNALKINSDKYSLFYWEKADGLFSEAIEKYNDHHYEEASSMVNTIINYYSRANLYTEKTLDLLFNWDPIKKADNSLASLISPAAYEKGLKYYFTAINGLADGKEIIEINKNISEAAKYFTSSATTANDFSRKYFNCIDARKQAQSAGAEIYASENWAGAEELLTKAGRELEDKDYDSAKDYADKADKKYIISKKVAVKEKYLSVSRQRLELARDMDLDDYAPKTFDDAKKLFFHAESLVESDKYTEAEVESIAKECEQELDKANWIARIIKSIKKKETTWENVIMSWNIWDNLNQPVVMFDKKPDYGKKPQQINQYDKTSSQTLSKYRANQSIFNKISEVDIEILEDGDNILMRIYNIDFKPVGYRLNDEATAVLNGLIPILEKFDNSKHQICSYTDNVGAQRTNIEISKKRAKNIADYLSNNSLQLSGKISAIGYGEDNPISSNSNFEGRKKNNRIEIIISD
- a CDS encoding choice-of-anchor H family protein — protein: MLKRILILILLYIIAVSCNPTVIEENYNYSFKKVWWSDVIDGNQDGYAQFKRLNFNINIAEQVTRKIQARVYYKLKSSSSFTFYGVTQETEVIGNNTDNNLFYSIGLPNKELNRGYYDFSVEIFEANSSKLAVKTDSSKTALLNNAFEESNNDNSFTIKYSWSDIYDRNNNNYWRYATMNININNDKNLTKTVDVNIYYKKAESTTFTLLKSIDNYKVIGQTADTIKYVFGQPELKLTKGEYDFRIEVLRSDINTLVALKDQDDPLLNNIKFESVDDDSYYYSIQRVWWTYPVDLDADGFTQNRMLNFDVDVDKDENRTLFAKIYVLHPDSTDYALYDSTANFIIKGTTALDKYSVGIGSSKTELDSNRYDILISIYDALASKQKVEITTSGSSDTTLYKQKFESVKQDTTRHR